In Streptomyces sp. NBC_01426, one genomic interval encodes:
- a CDS encoding transporter substrate-binding domain-containing protein → MQRQSTLRTRLVRGLGAATTTVALASGLTACGGDANATDTAAATGKVTIGAVSNGAARQAELPAPAVESLRAQLPKAVRERGELVIGIGALPAGYPPLAYVGTDQKTFTGAEPDLGRLVAATLGLKPVVKNSTWENLFVGIDSGKVDVAFTNVTVTEERKKKYDFASYRQDNLAFEALKENAWNFNGDYRNLAGKTVAVSSGTNQEKILLEWQKKLRSEGKDIEVKYFPDSNSVNLALSGKKIDLNFGPNPAIAYHITQAASGNAPTRNAGSFSGAGESLQGLIAATSKKDSGLAKPVAEAINHLIKNGQYTQLLTAWNLPNEAVTTSEVNPPGLPVTNS, encoded by the coding sequence ATGCAACGCCAGTCCACCCTGCGCACCAGACTCGTCCGCGGCCTCGGCGCGGCGACCACCACCGTCGCCCTCGCCTCGGGACTCACTGCGTGCGGCGGTGACGCGAACGCCACCGACACCGCTGCCGCGACGGGCAAGGTGACCATCGGCGCCGTCTCCAACGGGGCAGCCCGGCAAGCCGAACTGCCCGCCCCGGCCGTGGAATCCCTGCGCGCACAACTGCCGAAGGCCGTACGCGAACGCGGTGAACTGGTCATCGGAATCGGCGCCCTGCCCGCCGGATATCCGCCCCTCGCCTACGTCGGCACCGACCAGAAGACGTTCACGGGCGCGGAGCCCGACCTCGGCCGACTGGTCGCCGCGACCCTGGGGCTCAAGCCCGTGGTGAAGAACTCCACCTGGGAGAACCTCTTCGTCGGCATCGACAGCGGCAAGGTCGACGTGGCCTTCACCAACGTCACGGTCACCGAGGAACGCAAGAAGAAGTACGACTTCGCCTCCTACCGGCAGGACAACCTCGCCTTCGAGGCGCTGAAGGAGAACGCCTGGAACTTCAACGGCGACTACCGCAACCTCGCGGGCAAGACGGTGGCCGTCAGCTCCGGCACCAACCAGGAGAAGATCCTCCTGGAGTGGCAGAAGAAGCTGCGGTCCGAGGGCAAGGACATCGAAGTCAAGTACTTCCCGGACTCCAACAGCGTCAACCTGGCGCTGAGCGGCAAGAAGATCGACCTCAACTTCGGGCCCAACCCCGCGATCGCCTACCACATCACCCAGGCCGCGAGCGGCAACGCCCCGACGCGCAACGCCGGTTCGTTCTCCGGCGCCGGCGAGTCCCTCCAGGGCCTGATCGCCGCGACGTCGAAGAAGGACAGCGGTCTGGCCAAGCCCGTCGCGGAAGCGATCAACCACCTGATCAAGAACGGCCAGTACACGCAGCTCCTCACCGCGTGGAACCTGCCCAACGAGGCCGTGACCACCTCCGAGGTCAACCCGCCCGGCCTGCCCGTCACCAACTCCTGA
- a CDS encoding MarR family winged helix-turn-helix transcriptional regulator produces the protein MPVPATDPHSIGHDEARSVGDIVELLDVIWENARQSTAAAPASTSQLRLMYLVDRRPGIRMRALAELLGAAAPSVTRLCDRLEALAFIERHPCPDSGREITLRLTPAGQTHLARIRESREQTLSQALASMTSDNRRALATGLAALNLGITAAAGFPQQRNPPRDATP, from the coding sequence ATGCCAGTACCAGCCACCGACCCACACAGCATCGGCCACGACGAGGCGCGTTCCGTCGGCGACATCGTCGAACTCCTCGACGTCATATGGGAGAACGCCCGCCAGAGCACCGCGGCCGCCCCGGCCTCCACGTCACAGCTCCGCCTGATGTACCTGGTCGACCGTCGGCCCGGCATCCGCATGCGCGCCCTGGCCGAGCTCCTCGGCGCGGCCGCCCCCTCCGTCACCCGGCTGTGCGACCGCCTGGAGGCCCTCGCGTTCATCGAGCGCCACCCCTGCCCGGACAGTGGCCGTGAGATCACGCTCAGGCTGACCCCCGCCGGGCAGACACACCTGGCGCGGATACGGGAGAGCCGTGAGCAGACGCTCTCCCAGGCCCTCGCATCGATGACCTCGGACAACCGTCGTGCCCTGGCCACCGGACTCGCCGCCCTGAACCTCGGCATCACGGCGGCCGCCGGCTTCCCGCAGCAGAGGAACCCGCCCCGTGACGCGACTCCGTGA
- a CDS encoding LLM class flavin-dependent oxidoreductase — MKFLAITLITDSADPQTGAPTPTRERFRQVVSAAVQAEQLGFDGFGVGERHERPFLSSSPPVVLSHIAALTHEIRLYTAVTTLSLLDPVRAYEDYATLDHLSDGRLELMIGKGNGTAQRELFDVSPDDQWERNSEGYELFRRFWHEDKVTARPRFRPALTGAEVLPRPYRRNLRVWHGSATSRESVELAARHGDPLFSANVTHPIGPYAALIRHYRERWEHHGHDPAHAVVGAGTAGFHTAATSQQAVAAYRPSFERHLAAHRAQGVEPVFATLEDFVERSSALIGSPQQVIEKVHRYHEEFGHTVLHLQAEAGGLTDAEHRASLELFQSQVAPVLRRSIPDPVFPSAPDL, encoded by the coding sequence GTGAAGTTCCTGGCCATCACCCTGATCACGGACAGCGCCGACCCGCAGACGGGTGCGCCGACGCCCACCCGCGAGCGCTTCCGGCAGGTCGTCTCCGCCGCGGTGCAGGCCGAGCAGCTCGGCTTCGACGGGTTCGGGGTCGGCGAACGCCACGAACGGCCGTTCCTGTCGTCGTCCCCACCCGTGGTGCTCAGCCACATCGCCGCGCTGACCCACGAGATCCGCCTGTACACGGCGGTGACCACGCTGAGCCTGCTGGACCCGGTGCGGGCGTACGAGGACTACGCGACGCTCGACCATCTCAGCGACGGCCGCCTGGAGCTGATGATCGGCAAGGGGAACGGCACGGCACAGCGCGAACTGTTCGACGTGAGCCCCGACGACCAGTGGGAACGCAACTCCGAGGGGTACGAGCTGTTCCGACGGTTCTGGCACGAGGACAAGGTGACCGCGCGGCCGCGCTTCCGGCCCGCCCTGACCGGCGCCGAGGTGCTGCCCCGGCCCTACCGGCGGAACCTGCGCGTCTGGCACGGCAGTGCCACGAGCCGGGAATCCGTGGAGCTCGCGGCGCGCCACGGCGATCCGCTGTTCTCGGCGAACGTCACCCATCCGATCGGTCCGTACGCCGCGCTGATCCGCCATTACCGCGAACGCTGGGAACACCACGGACACGACCCGGCGCACGCGGTCGTGGGCGCGGGTACGGCCGGCTTCCACACCGCGGCGACCTCGCAGCAGGCGGTGGCCGCGTACCGGCCGTCCTTCGAGCGCCATCTCGCCGCCCACCGGGCACAGGGCGTCGAGCCGGTCTTCGCGACCCTGGAGGACTTCGTCGAACGGAGTTCGGCCCTGATCGGCAGCCCGCAACAGGTGATCGAGAAGGTGCACCGCTACCACGAGGAGTTCGGCCACACGGTCCTGCACCTCCAGGCCGAAGCCGGCGGGCTCACCGACGCCGAGCACCGGGCCTCCCTGGAACTGTTCCAGTCGCAGGTGGCGCCGGTGCTGCGCCGCTCGATCCCGGACCCCGTCTTCCCCTCCGCCCCCGACCTGTAA
- a CDS encoding GNAT family N-acetyltransferase → MSAATPTSVTPHILDNPAWASLSGPHTAFAERAGGHAARYAPDVAPFAAIADPADPRSWDGLRSLTAADGTVTLAGILTPPDGWEVVGEIEGVQLVDTSLHAEPAPEAVRLGPADVPEILDLIDLTKPGPYLPRTVELGTYLGIRDQGRLVAMAGERLHPPGWTEISAVCTRPGYRGRGLATRLVRAVAAGIRERGEVPFLHTAASNTAAVRLYESIGFTVRRRPFFTALRAPGAPDNIAAKFS, encoded by the coding sequence ATGAGCGCCGCCACCCCCACCTCGGTGACCCCGCACATCCTCGACAACCCGGCCTGGGCCTCGCTGTCCGGCCCGCACACGGCCTTCGCCGAGCGGGCCGGCGGCCACGCCGCCCGCTACGCCCCGGACGTCGCCCCCTTCGCCGCGATCGCCGATCCGGCCGACCCCCGCTCCTGGGACGGATTGCGTTCCCTGACCGCAGCCGACGGGACCGTGACCCTGGCCGGAATACTGACCCCGCCGGACGGCTGGGAGGTGGTCGGCGAGATCGAGGGAGTCCAACTCGTCGACACCTCCCTGCACGCCGAGCCCGCACCCGAGGCGGTGCGGCTCGGCCCCGCCGACGTACCCGAGATCCTGGATCTCATCGACCTGACGAAACCGGGGCCCTACCTGCCCCGCACCGTCGAACTCGGCACCTACCTCGGCATCCGCGACCAGGGCCGACTGGTCGCGATGGCCGGCGAACGGCTGCATCCGCCGGGCTGGACGGAGATCAGCGCGGTGTGCACCCGCCCCGGGTACCGCGGCAGGGGGCTGGCCACGCGCCTGGTGCGCGCCGTCGCCGCCGGGATCCGCGAGCGGGGGGAGGTGCCGTTCCTGCACACGGCCGCGAGCAATACCGCGGCGGTCCGGCTCTACGAGTCGATCGGATTCACCGTGCGCCGCAGGCCTTTCTTCACGGCCCTCCGGGCGCCGGGCGCCCCGGACAACATTGCTGCCAAGTTCTCTTAA
- a CDS encoding STAS domain-containing protein — MTSLHTSQLHLTCVDTKEAVRIELRGDLDHDSADLLLDAVSRLLTERTDLRDVYLHCAELSAVDSTGLSVLLMIRRRTGAAGVRLHLDDRPTKLDRLLQVTGTLEHLTDTGGKSGSSTAERPSAASEKSIPARSGSPDTGV; from the coding sequence ATGACCAGCCTGCACACCAGCCAGTTGCACCTGACGTGCGTCGACACGAAGGAAGCCGTGCGCATCGAACTGCGCGGCGACCTGGATCACGACAGTGCGGACCTCCTCCTGGACGCCGTCAGTCGTCTGTTGACCGAGCGGACCGACCTGCGGGACGTGTACCTGCACTGCGCGGAGCTGTCCGCCGTCGACTCGACCGGCCTGTCGGTGCTGCTGATGATCAGGCGGCGCACCGGCGCGGCGGGCGTACGTCTGCACCTCGACGACCGTCCGACGAAACTGGACCGGCTCCTGCAAGTCACCGGTACGCTGGAACACCTCACGGACACAGGGGGCAAGTCCGGATCCTCCACCGCGGAGAGACCATCCGCCGCTTCGGAGAAGTCCATACCGGCCCGTTCCGGCAGCCCGGACACCGGCGTCTGA
- a CDS encoding NtaA/DmoA family FMN-dependent monooxygenase (This protein belongs to a clade of FMN-dependent monooxygenases, within a broader family of flavin-dependent oxidoreductases, the luciferase-like monooxygenase (LMM) family, some of whose members use coenzyme F420 rather than FMN.), which produces MSTKPLKQIHLAAHFPGVNNTTVWGDPAAGSHIDFDSFTHFARTAERAKFDFLFLAEGLRLREQGGRIYDLDVVGRPDTFTVLAALAAVTERLGLTGTINSTFNEPYEVARQFASLDHLSEGRAAWNVVTSWDAFTGENFRRGGFLPREERYSRAREFLSTANELFDSWNGSEIAADAATGTFLRDARAGAFAHRGQHFDIEGHFNVPRSPQGRPVIFQAGDSDEGREFAASGADAIFGRHATLDEGRAFYSDVKRRLASYGRTPDQLKILPAATFVLGDTDAEAHENAHEIRRLQVSGQTAITYLEHVWNRDLSSYDPDGPLPDVDPEVGENTIALGRASVRQFRDPLATAREWRELAEAKNLSIRELVIATTARQTFIGTAATVAESIDSLVQQDAADGFILVPHLTPGGLDVFADTVVPLLQERGVFRSEYEGTTLRDHLGISVPGVDRKAAAS; this is translated from the coding sequence ATGAGTACCAAGCCGCTCAAGCAGATCCACCTGGCGGCCCACTTCCCGGGCGTCAACAACACCACCGTGTGGGGCGACCCGGCGGCGGGCAGCCACATCGACTTCGATTCGTTCACGCACTTCGCGCGCACCGCCGAACGCGCCAAGTTCGACTTCCTCTTCCTCGCCGAGGGACTGCGACTGCGCGAACAGGGCGGCCGAATATACGACTTGGACGTCGTGGGCCGCCCCGACACCTTCACCGTCCTCGCCGCCCTCGCGGCCGTCACCGAGCGGCTCGGCCTGACGGGCACCATCAACTCGACCTTCAACGAGCCGTACGAGGTGGCCCGCCAGTTCGCCTCCCTCGACCACCTCTCCGAGGGGCGCGCCGCGTGGAACGTGGTCACCTCCTGGGACGCCTTCACCGGGGAGAACTTCCGGCGTGGCGGGTTCCTGCCCCGCGAGGAGCGCTACTCCCGCGCCCGCGAGTTCCTGTCCACCGCCAACGAACTGTTCGACTCGTGGAACGGCTCGGAGATCGCCGCCGACGCCGCGACGGGCACCTTCCTTCGGGACGCCCGCGCCGGTGCCTTCGCCCACCGGGGGCAACACTTCGACATCGAGGGTCACTTCAACGTGCCCCGCAGCCCGCAGGGCCGGCCGGTGATCTTCCAGGCCGGCGATTCCGACGAAGGGCGGGAGTTCGCCGCCTCCGGCGCCGACGCCATCTTCGGCCGACACGCGACGCTCGACGAGGGCCGCGCCTTCTACTCCGACGTCAAGAGGCGGCTCGCCTCATACGGCCGTACGCCCGACCAGCTGAAGATCCTGCCCGCCGCCACCTTCGTGCTCGGCGACACCGACGCCGAGGCCCACGAGAACGCCCACGAGATCCGCCGCCTCCAGGTCAGCGGCCAGACCGCGATCACATACCTGGAGCACGTCTGGAACCGGGACCTGTCCTCCTACGATCCGGACGGCCCCCTCCCCGACGTCGACCCGGAGGTCGGCGAGAACACCATCGCCCTCGGGCGCGCGAGCGTGCGGCAGTTCCGCGACCCCCTGGCCACGGCACGGGAGTGGCGCGAACTGGCCGAGGCCAAGAACCTCTCGATCCGCGAACTCGTGATCGCGACCACCGCCCGCCAGACCTTCATCGGCACCGCCGCCACGGTGGCCGAGTCGATCGACTCGCTCGTCCAACAGGACGCCGCCGACGGCTTCATCCTCGTCCCGCACCTCACCCCCGGCGGCCTCGACGTCTTCGCCGACACCGTCGTGCCGCTGCTCCAGGAGCGGGGCGTGTTCCGCTCCGAGTACGAGGGCACCACCCTCCGCGACCACCTGGGCATATCCGTACCCGGCGTGGACCGGAAGGCCGCGGCCTCGTGA
- a CDS encoding amino acid ABC transporter permease has protein sequence MTESLLLSAPVAPSGPPGPAARVLPLRRPGRWVAGIVVLVLVSQAAHGLTTNPFYQWDRFAYWFLRPVVLEGLLITLQVAAYSAIAGLAGGVLLAVGRLSGSPILRSVSWTYIWLFRSVPLIVVLLFLYNLGALYPTLSVGVPFGPAFFTFDESRLATDIVVAVVGLSLCEAAYAAEIVRAGVLSVDQGQHEAAAALGLPKRYQFARIVFPQALRSIVPSYVNQLIGLLKATSLVFYVSLLDLFGSVQSLASTYPGDVVPLLLVATVWYVILTSVVSVVQFYVERYYARGALRTVPPTPLQKARAGLRDLRNRHRKETAR, from the coding sequence TTGACCGAATCGCTGCTCCTCTCCGCGCCCGTCGCCCCCTCGGGGCCGCCCGGCCCGGCCGCGCGGGTCCTCCCGCTCCGCCGTCCCGGGCGCTGGGTCGCCGGCATCGTCGTCCTGGTGCTGGTCTCGCAGGCGGCCCACGGGCTGACCACCAATCCCTTCTACCAGTGGGACCGTTTCGCGTACTGGTTCCTGCGCCCGGTCGTCCTGGAAGGGCTGCTCATCACCCTCCAGGTGGCCGCGTACAGCGCGATCGCCGGCCTGGCGGGCGGCGTCCTGCTCGCCGTCGGCCGGCTCTCCGGCAGCCCCATACTGCGGTCGGTGAGCTGGACGTACATCTGGCTCTTCCGTTCCGTGCCCCTGATCGTCGTCCTGCTCTTCCTCTACAACCTCGGAGCCCTCTACCCCACACTCAGCGTCGGCGTGCCCTTCGGACCTGCGTTCTTCACCTTCGACGAGTCCCGGCTCGCCACCGACATCGTCGTCGCGGTGGTCGGCCTGAGCCTGTGCGAAGCGGCGTACGCGGCCGAGATCGTCCGGGCCGGAGTCCTCTCGGTCGACCAGGGCCAGCACGAGGCGGCCGCGGCGCTGGGCCTGCCCAAGCGCTACCAGTTCGCCCGGATCGTCTTCCCCCAGGCACTCCGGTCGATCGTCCCCTCGTACGTCAACCAGCTGATCGGCCTACTGAAGGCCACCTCGCTCGTCTTCTACGTGTCCCTGCTCGACCTGTTCGGCTCCGTGCAGAGCCTGGCCAGCACCTATCCCGGCGACGTGGTGCCCCTGCTGCTGGTGGCGACCGTCTGGTACGTGATCCTCACCAGCGTGGTCTCCGTCGTGCAGTTCTACGTCGAGCGGTACTACGCCCGCGGCGCGCTGCGCACCGTACCGCCCACCCCCCTCCAGAAGGCCCGGGCGGGCCTGCGCGACCTGCGGAACCGCCACCGGAAGGAAACGGCACGATGA
- a CDS encoding amino acid ABC transporter permease, with translation MAIPSDVSDASDVSHPVPAPALDPVPSVDPVVKPAAPEHGPDAEVPPIVPRRHVGRWLSAAAALLVFALVLLSVVRNDAFQWDVVGRYFTTTAVLDGLLLTLWLTGAVMVLGFLLGTLLAVMRLSGNPVLRTLSWGYVWIFRSTPLLVQLLFWFNIGALYPTLGLGIPFGPELFSVKTVNLLGPTLTAVIGLTLHESAYAAEVVRGGILSVDPGQTEAAQALGLSRRRTLRRIVVPQAMRSIVPTAGNMLIGTLKGTSIVSVLAVHDLLYSVQLVYNQNYQVIPLLMVATLWYVAVTTVLSAGQYHVERYYARGTARDLPPTPLKRLRIQLAGLRARLRTVTAPGGR, from the coding sequence ATGGCCATCCCTTCCGACGTGTCCGACGCCTCCGACGTGTCGCACCCCGTTCCCGCTCCTGCTCTTGATCCCGTTCCCTCGGTCGATCCCGTGGTGAAGCCCGCTGCGCCGGAACACGGCCCCGATGCCGAGGTGCCGCCCATCGTGCCCCGCCGACACGTGGGCCGTTGGCTGTCGGCCGCCGCCGCTCTGCTGGTCTTCGCTCTGGTGCTGCTCTCCGTCGTCCGCAACGACGCCTTCCAATGGGACGTGGTGGGCCGGTACTTCACCACCACCGCCGTGCTCGACGGGCTGCTGCTGACCCTGTGGCTGACCGGCGCGGTGATGGTGCTCGGTTTCCTGCTCGGCACCCTGCTGGCGGTGATGCGGCTCTCCGGCAACCCGGTGCTGCGCACGCTGAGCTGGGGGTACGTGTGGATCTTCCGGTCCACACCGCTGCTGGTGCAACTGCTGTTCTGGTTCAACATCGGCGCCCTCTACCCCACCCTCGGCCTCGGCATCCCCTTCGGGCCCGAGCTGTTCTCCGTCAAGACGGTCAACCTGCTCGGCCCGACCCTCACCGCCGTCATCGGCCTCACCCTGCACGAGAGCGCGTACGCCGCCGAGGTGGTGCGCGGCGGGATCCTCTCCGTGGATCCAGGACAGACCGAGGCCGCGCAGGCGCTCGGCCTGAGCAGGCGCCGCACCCTGCGCCGGATCGTCGTACCGCAGGCGATGCGGTCGATCGTGCCGACCGCCGGAAACATGCTGATCGGCACGCTCAAGGGCACCAGCATCGTCAGCGTGCTCGCCGTCCACGACCTGCTGTACTCCGTGCAACTGGTCTACAACCAGAACTACCAGGTCATCCCGCTGCTCATGGTGGCCACGCTCTGGTACGTCGCCGTCACCACCGTCCTGAGCGCCGGCCAGTACCACGTCGAGCGGTACTACGCCCGCGGCACGGCCCGCGACCTGCCCCCCACACCCCTGAAGCGGCTGCGCATCCAACTGGCGGGACTGCGCGCCCGGCTGCGGACGGTGACCGCACCCGGCGGCCGGTGA
- a CDS encoding amino acid ABC transporter ATP-binding protein, with protein MTATDLAATVRPAAIEVHDVHKWYGGHRVLDGVSLTVAPGTVTVILGRSGSGKSTLLRVLNHLEKPEAGHVSVGGELIGVQRHGDRLKELSERAILAQRSRIGFVFQNFNLFPHLTLLDNVAAAPVATGRLSRPQAQALARELLQRVGLGDRTGAYPRQLSGGQQQRVAIARALALRPGVILFDEPTSALDPELVGEVLSVIKDLATGGTTLVIVTHEVGFAREVADEVVFLHEGRIVEQGPPGQVLDHPAHPRTREFLSKVL; from the coding sequence ATGACCGCCACCGACCTCGCCGCGACCGTCCGGCCCGCCGCCATCGAGGTACACGACGTCCACAAGTGGTACGGAGGCCATCGCGTCCTCGACGGGGTCAGCCTCACCGTCGCACCGGGCACCGTGACCGTGATCCTGGGCCGCTCGGGCTCCGGCAAGTCCACCCTGCTGCGCGTTCTGAACCACCTGGAGAAGCCCGAGGCGGGCCACGTCAGCGTCGGCGGGGAACTGATCGGCGTCCAGCGCCACGGGGACCGGCTCAAGGAACTGAGCGAACGCGCCATCCTCGCCCAGCGCAGCCGGATCGGCTTCGTCTTCCAGAACTTCAACCTCTTCCCGCACCTGACGCTGCTGGACAACGTCGCCGCCGCGCCGGTGGCCACCGGAAGACTGTCCCGGCCGCAGGCGCAGGCCCTGGCGCGCGAGCTGTTGCAGCGCGTCGGGCTGGGGGACCGTACCGGCGCCTACCCGCGGCAGTTGTCCGGCGGACAGCAGCAGCGGGTGGCCATCGCCCGGGCCCTCGCCCTGCGACCGGGGGTCATCCTCTTCGACGAACCCACCTCCGCGCTCGACCCCGAACTGGTCGGCGAGGTGCTGTCCGTGATCAAGGACCTGGCCACCGGGGGCACCACCCTCGTGATCGTGACCCACGAGGTCGGCTTCGCCCGCGAGGTGGCCGACGAGGTCGTCTTCCTCCACGAGGGCCGCATCGTCGAACAGGGCCCGCCCGGACAGGTACTGGACCATCCGGCACACCCGAGGACGCGGGAGTTCCTGAGCAAGGTGCTCTGA
- a CDS encoding LLM class flavin-dependent oxidoreductase — protein sequence MSASPSPSDAPSPSDPTSSSAPLHLAVALDGAGGHPAAWREPGARPEAVFTARYWADAVAEAEAGLLDFVTLDDGLVLQSTSTDGPDGRTDLVRGRLDAVLTAARIAPLTRHIGLIPSVTTTHTEPFHISKAVATLDHVSRGRAGVHVQVSGLSYEERHFGRRAAPLSGAELYEEAADHVEVIRRLWDSWEDDAEIRDVATGRFIDRDKLHYIDFEGRHFSVRGPSIIPRPPQGRPVVSAVGAAADGEAAHRLVALSADIGYVRARDTGEVAAAVAAIRRAREAAGPAEPLHLFGELTVYLDEDGPAATARKERLDALAGHYEDDSEVFTGTPAQLADLLVERRAAGLSGFRLRPGVNAHDLPAVTRGLVPELQRRGLFRTAYEADTLRGLLGLDPHPANRYATPPSAGTAA from the coding sequence GTGTCCGCATCCCCGTCACCTTCTGACGCCCCGTCCCCTTCCGATCCCACGTCCTCCTCCGCACCGCTCCACCTGGCCGTCGCGCTCGACGGCGCCGGCGGCCATCCCGCCGCCTGGCGCGAACCCGGGGCGCGTCCCGAAGCCGTGTTCACCGCCCGCTACTGGGCCGACGCCGTGGCCGAGGCCGAGGCCGGACTGCTCGACTTCGTCACCCTCGACGACGGGCTCGTCCTCCAGTCCACCTCGACCGACGGCCCGGACGGGCGCACGGACCTGGTCCGGGGGCGGTTGGACGCCGTCCTGACCGCCGCCCGCATCGCACCGCTGACCCGGCACATCGGGCTGATCCCGAGCGTGACCACCACCCACACCGAGCCCTTCCACATCTCGAAGGCCGTCGCCACCCTCGACCACGTCAGCCGCGGCCGGGCCGGCGTGCACGTCCAGGTCTCCGGACTGTCGTACGAGGAGCGGCACTTCGGCCGCAGGGCCGCCCCGCTCTCCGGCGCGGAACTGTACGAGGAGGCCGCGGACCACGTCGAGGTGATCCGGCGGCTGTGGGACAGCTGGGAGGACGACGCGGAGATCCGGGACGTGGCCACCGGCCGGTTCATCGACCGGGACAAGCTGCACTACATCGACTTCGAGGGCCGTCACTTCAGCGTCCGCGGACCCTCGATCATCCCGCGCCCCCCGCAGGGACGGCCCGTGGTCAGCGCGGTCGGCGCCGCCGCGGACGGGGAGGCCGCGCACCGTCTCGTGGCGCTCTCCGCCGACATCGGCTACGTCCGCGCACGCGACACCGGCGAGGTGGCGGCCGCCGTCGCCGCGATCCGGCGGGCCCGGGAGGCGGCCGGGCCGGCGGAGCCCCTGCACCTCTTCGGGGAGCTCACCGTCTACCTCGACGAGGACGGCCCGGCGGCGACCGCCCGCAAGGAACGCCTCGACGCGCTCGCAGGCCACTACGAGGACGACTCCGAGGTGTTCACCGGCACCCCCGCCCAACTCGCCGACCTGCTCGTGGAACGGCGTGCCGCCGGACTGTCGGGCTTCCGGCTGCGGCCCGGCGTGAACGCGCACGACCTGCCCGCCGTCACCCGCGGGCTGGTCCCCGAACTCCAGCGGCGCGGCCTCTTCCGCACCGCCTACGAGGCGGACACCCTGCGCGGGCTGCTGGGACTGGACCCCCACCCGGCCAACCGCTACGCCACGCCGCCCTCCGCCGGCACCGCCGCCTGA
- a CDS encoding LLM class flavin-dependent oxidoreductase produces MSGIPLGVLDLIPIASGSTATEALHRTIDLARQTEAFGYARYWFAEHHLNPGVAGTSPAVVLALTASATTTIRIGSGAVQLGHRTALSTVEEFGLIDALHPGRLDLGLGRSAGRPPKPAPDAEPPFEGRTAGGLLIPPRFSFAHLLGHPRVALQQRLLNLPGATPQDYAEQVSDVLALLRGEYRSPEGVEAHAVPGEGADVQVWVLGSSGGVSAETAGRNGLRFAANYHVSPASVLEAAEGYRAAFKPSDELDRPYLTVSADVVVAEDDDTARELATGYAPWVRSIRTAEGAIPFPTPDEARALPWTDADRELVADRVDTQFVGSARTVADHLDRLQEATGADELLITTITHDHADRVRSYRLLAEEWARRA; encoded by the coding sequence ATGTCCGGCATCCCCCTCGGCGTCCTCGACCTCATACCGATCGCCTCCGGTTCCACCGCCACCGAGGCCCTGCACCGCACCATCGACCTCGCCCGGCAGACGGAGGCCTTCGGCTACGCCCGCTACTGGTTCGCCGAGCACCACCTCAACCCGGGCGTCGCCGGGACCTCCCCGGCGGTCGTGCTCGCGCTGACCGCCTCCGCGACCACCACGATCCGCATCGGCTCGGGCGCCGTCCAACTGGGCCACCGCACCGCGCTGTCCACGGTCGAGGAGTTCGGTCTGATCGACGCACTGCACCCGGGCCGCCTCGACCTGGGACTGGGCCGTTCGGCCGGACGCCCGCCGAAGCCCGCGCCCGACGCCGAACCGCCCTTCGAGGGAAGGACCGCGGGCGGCCTGCTGATCCCGCCCCGGTTCTCCTTCGCCCACCTCCTCGGGCACCCGCGCGTCGCCCTCCAGCAGCGGCTGCTGAACCTTCCGGGAGCCACCCCGCAGGACTATGCCGAGCAGGTGTCCGACGTGCTTGCCCTGCTCCGCGGCGAGTACCGCTCCCCGGAGGGCGTGGAGGCGCACGCCGTACCGGGCGAGGGAGCCGACGTACAGGTGTGGGTCCTGGGGAGCAGCGGCGGGGTGAGCGCGGAGACCGCGGGCCGCAACGGCCTGCGCTTCGCGGCGAACTACCACGTCAGCCCCGCCTCGGTGTTGGAGGCCGCGGAGGGCTACCGCGCCGCGTTCAAGCCCTCGGACGAACTGGACCGGCCGTACCTGACCGTGTCCGCCGACGTCGTGGTGGCCGAGGACGACGACACGGCCCGCGAGCTGGCCACCGGGTACGCGCCCTGGGTGCGCAGCATCCGCACCGCCGAGGGCGCCATCCCCTTCCCGACGCCCGACGAGGCGCGCGCACTGCCGTGGACGGACGCGGACCGGGAGCTGGTGGCGGACCGGGTGGACACGCAGTTCGTGGGCTCGGCGCGGACGGTCGCCGACCACCTCGACCGGCTCCAGGAGGCCACCGGGGCCGACGAGCTGCTGATCACCACCATCACGCACGACCACGCCGACCGGGTCCGCTCCTACCGCCTGCTCGCCGAGGAATGGGCACGCCGCGCCTGA